The following are encoded together in the Labeo rohita strain BAU-BD-2019 chromosome 17, IGBB_LRoh.1.0, whole genome shotgun sequence genome:
- the bmp4 gene encoding bone morphogenetic protein 4, translating into MIPGNRMLMVILLCQVLLGESSNASLIPEEGKKKVSAQHLGQSHELLRDFEATLLHMFGLQRRPRPSYSAVVPQYLLDLYRLQSGEAEEAGAHDVSFDYPERSTSRANTVRGFHHEEHMEELQSDASQETPLRFVFNLSSIPEEELISTAELRIYRQQIDDAISDPQHTGDDSLHRINIYEVLKPPRAGQLITQLLDTRLVRHNASRWESFDVSPAVLRWTRDKSSNHGLAVEVVALNRTSRHQGRHVRVSRSLHPLPDEDWNQLRPLLVTFGHDGKSHPLTRRAKRSPKQRGRKRSRNCRRHALYVDFSDVGWNDWIVAPPGYQAYYCHGECPFPLADHLNSTNHAIVQTLVNSVNTNIPKACCVPTELSAISMLYLDETDRVVLKNYQEMVVEGCGCR; encoded by the exons ATGATTCCTGGTAATCGAATGCTGATGGTCATTTTATTATGCCAAGTCCTACTGGGAGAGAGCAGCAATGCTAGTCTAATACCTGAGGAAGGGAAGAAGAAAGTGTCGGCTCAGCACCTGGGTCAGAGTCATGAACTGCTGCGGGACTTTGAAGCCACGCTGCTGCACATGTTTGGGCTGCAGAGGCGACCGCGACCCAGCTATTCGGCTGTCGTGCCCCAATATCTGCTCGACCTGTACCGCCTGCAGTCAGGGGAGGCCGAAGAGGCCGGAGCCCACGACGTGAGCTTCGATTATCCCGAAAGGTCCACGAGTCGAGCAAACACCGTGAGAGGATTCCATCATGAAG AGCACATGGAAGAGCTGCAGTCAGACGCCTCACAGGAGACTCCTCTGCGCTTCGTCTTCAATCTCAGCAGCATCCCAGAGGAGGAACTCATTTCTACCGCAGAGCTTCGTATCTACAGGCAACAGATAGATGATGCAATCTCAGATCCTCAACACACGGGAGACGACAGTCTCCACCGAATAAACATATATGAGGTGCTGAAGCCCCCGCGGGCCGGACAGCTCATCACGCAGCTCCTGGACACACGACTGGTGCGCCACAACGCGTCCCGATGGGAGAGCTTCGACGTGAGTCCCGCCGTGCTGCGCTGGACCCGCGACAAGAGCTCCAATCACGGCCTGGCCGTGGAGGTGGTGGCCCTGAATCGAACCTCGCGTCACCAGGGACGCCACGTGCGCGTAAGTCGCTCCTTGCATCCGCTTCCGGACGAAGACTGGAACCAGCTTCGCCCGCTGCTGGTCACGTTCGGGCACGACGGCAAAAGTCACCCGCTGACGCGGCGAGCGAAGCGCAGCCCGAAGCAAAGAGGTCGCAAGCGCAGCCGCAACTGTCGGCGACACGCGCTCTACGTGGACTTCAGCGACGTGGGCTGGAACGACTGGATCGTGGCACCGCCCGGATATCAGGCGTACTATTGTCACGGGGAGTGTCCGTTCCCGTTGGCCGATCACCTGAACTCCACCAATCACGCTATTGTACAGACGCTGGTGAACTCGGTAAACACCAATATTCCCAAGGCCTGCTGCGTTCCCACCGAGCTCAGTGCAATTTCCATGCTCTACCTGGACGAGACGGACAGGGTGGTGTTGAAAAACTATCAGGAGATGGTGGTGGAGGGATGTGGCTGCCGCTAA